A stretch of Streptomyces vietnamensis DNA encodes these proteins:
- a CDS encoding ATP-binding cassette domain-containing protein, with protein sequence MSVEIALRATRVRYGPLEALHGLDLPVPAGTVTVLLGRNGAGRTTALRALAGTVGLSAGRVEWRGTDVTRLSAHARARRGLCFVPDLRAVYAGLTVAENLALAAPGADATEATAPYPELVPLLPRTAGTLSGGERRMLAVSRALLAPRARVVLVDEPSLGMAPPVAARTYRMLAALAVERGAAVVLAEQRVPDGLPPGTLVHELRRGSRASSGEPAEYR encoded by the coding sequence GTGAGCGTCGAGATCGCCCTGCGCGCCACCCGGGTCCGCTACGGCCCCCTGGAGGCCCTGCACGGCCTCGACCTGCCCGTGCCGGCCGGGACGGTGACCGTTCTCCTGGGCCGCAACGGCGCGGGCCGGACGACCGCCCTGCGCGCCCTCGCCGGCACGGTGGGCCTGTCGGCGGGCCGGGTCGAGTGGCGCGGGACCGACGTGACGCGACTGTCGGCGCACGCGCGGGCGCGCCGCGGGCTGTGCTTCGTACCGGATCTGCGGGCGGTGTACGCGGGCCTCACCGTCGCCGAGAACCTCGCGCTCGCCGCGCCCGGGGCCGACGCGACCGAGGCCACCGCCCCGTACCCGGAACTGGTCCCCCTCCTGCCCCGGACCGCCGGGACCCTGTCCGGCGGGGAGCGCCGGATGCTGGCGGTCTCCCGCGCGCTCCTGGCGCCACGCGCGCGCGTGGTGCTCGTCGACGAGCCCTCGCTCGGCATGGCCCCGCCGGTCGCGGCCCGTACGTACCGGATGCTCGCGGCACTGGCCGTGGAACGCGGGGCGGCCGTGGTCCTGGCCGAGCAGCGCGTACCGGACGGGCTGCCGCCCGGCACGCTCGTGCACGAACTGCGGCGCGGCTCCCGCGCGTCGAGCGGGGAGCCGGCCGAGTACCGCTGA
- a CDS encoding transglycosylase family protein, giving the protein MSKIRWCTAGSLVGSLVAASAAALLTLTPTPARAASLPSYACAQDQWPWGCVADCESSGNWRTNTGNGFYGGLQFWHPTWVEHGGLKYARRADLATRPQQITVAEEVLRTQGWGAWPVCSKRYGLYGRVHTVQAGDTLGSIARRFGVKGGWQALYAANRSVIGADPNRIAVGAMLRIG; this is encoded by the coding sequence ATGTCGAAGATCCGATGGTGTACGGCCGGTTCCCTCGTGGGTTCCCTCGTGGCGGCGTCCGCGGCCGCGCTCCTGACCCTGACCCCGACGCCCGCCCGGGCCGCTTCCCTGCCCTCGTACGCCTGCGCGCAGGACCAGTGGCCGTGGGGATGCGTCGCCGACTGCGAGAGCAGCGGAAACTGGCGCACCAACACCGGCAACGGCTTCTACGGCGGGCTCCAGTTCTGGCACCCCACCTGGGTCGAGCACGGCGGCCTGAAGTACGCCCGGCGCGCAGACCTGGCGACCCGGCCGCAGCAGATCACCGTCGCCGAGGAGGTGCTGCGCACCCAGGGATGGGGGGCCTGGCCCGTCTGCTCCAAGCGGTACGGCCTGTACGGGCGCGTCCACACCGTCCAGGCCGGCGACACGCTCGGCTCGATCGCCCGCCGCTTCGGCGTCAAGGGCGGCTGGCAGGCGCTGTACGCGGCGAACCGGAGCGTCATCGGGGCCGACCCGAACCGGATCGCCGTCGGCGCCATGCTGCGGATCGGTTAG